In one Neobacillus sp. CF12 genomic region, the following are encoded:
- a CDS encoding DMSO/selenate family reductase complex A subunit, with amino-acid sequence MSDKNLLTKIGESKLSRRSLLKWTGIASVPVIAGGVWSTRYLSENKNIVEASETIVPTCSTLDCGGKCMIKAHVRDGVITRISARSDKELDEANPYMKACVRGRSYRKNQYHPDRLKYPMKRVGKRGEGKFERITWKEAVAAITKETKRITEQYGPASRYVHQGTAVTGGKVGGAQLARRLMALSGGFLNYYHSVSMGNTAAATPYTYGTHQTGNSLDSLIDSKLIILWGHNPSETIFGNTLHYYKKLKEAGIKIISIDPRYSNTAVAFADEWIPILPGTDNALMDAMAYVIVQENLHNKEFLAKFVVGFDEEHMPEGVPANESLVSYLFGKKDGIEKTPEWAERICKVPADKTRELAREYATAKPAALIQGWGPQRHASGERIARGGTMLASITGNVGVSGGWASGYGGIPRKFPMGIPVPENQVKESISIMNWTDAISDPSKVIPENGLKDGEKLTSNIKLIYNLAGNYLINQQPDINKTKKILEDESLVEFIVASDHFLTPSAKYADILLPETTFFERWNIGESWASGDYIILSEKVVENYYESRSDYDWLSEVADGLGIGQAFTEGRDEIGWIKYILDETRKVEPSTPTFEEFKKKRIHYWRYDGPRIAFKDQIEDPSNHPFETPSGKIEIFSKRLYDMNHSEIPAIPIYIPEWEGAEDPLKATYPLQCITWKGRNRANSTFASHPWLQEVAEQLLWINPADAQQRGIKKGDKVKIYNDRGIVMIPAEVTTRIMPGVVAMQAGAWYKPDKNGVDTVGCANVLTSQRITPLAKGNAHQTMLVEVQKG; translated from the coding sequence ATGAGCGATAAAAACCTATTAACCAAAATTGGTGAAAGTAAACTATCTAGAAGATCGTTATTAAAATGGACGGGGATTGCCTCTGTCCCTGTTATCGCAGGTGGAGTCTGGTCTACCAGATATCTATCTGAAAATAAAAATATTGTAGAAGCTAGTGAAACGATCGTTCCTACCTGCAGTACATTAGACTGCGGTGGTAAATGTATGATAAAAGCACATGTAAGGGATGGTGTTATTACAAGAATCAGTGCCCGAAGTGATAAAGAACTTGATGAGGCAAACCCGTATATGAAAGCCTGTGTAAGAGGACGGTCCTATCGAAAAAATCAATACCATCCAGATCGTTTAAAATATCCAATGAAGCGTGTCGGCAAACGCGGTGAAGGTAAATTTGAAAGAATTACTTGGAAAGAAGCAGTTGCTGCGATTACAAAAGAAACGAAGCGGATTACCGAACAATACGGTCCTGCGTCTAGGTATGTTCATCAGGGAACAGCTGTTACTGGCGGTAAGGTCGGCGGCGCACAGCTCGCAAGAAGACTTATGGCTTTAAGTGGAGGATTTCTTAACTATTACCATTCCGTAAGTATGGGAAATACGGCTGCAGCAACTCCATATACGTATGGAACTCACCAAACAGGAAACAGTCTTGATTCTTTAATTGACTCTAAACTAATCATTCTATGGGGACACAATCCTTCTGAAACCATTTTCGGAAATACTCTTCATTATTATAAAAAATTAAAAGAAGCCGGCATTAAGATCATTTCGATTGATCCTAGATATTCCAATACAGCGGTTGCTTTTGCCGATGAATGGATCCCCATTTTACCCGGTACAGACAATGCTCTTATGGATGCCATGGCTTACGTGATTGTTCAAGAAAACCTGCATAACAAAGAATTTCTTGCTAAATTTGTGGTCGGTTTTGATGAAGAACATATGCCAGAAGGTGTTCCTGCAAATGAATCACTAGTGTCTTATCTATTTGGTAAAAAGGACGGGATTGAAAAAACACCTGAATGGGCAGAGCGTATTTGTAAAGTTCCAGCTGATAAAACGCGTGAACTTGCACGCGAGTATGCGACAGCCAAACCTGCAGCTTTGATTCAAGGCTGGGGTCCGCAGCGTCATGCAAGCGGTGAGCGGATTGCCCGCGGTGGCACGATGCTAGCATCCATTACAGGAAATGTCGGAGTATCAGGCGGCTGGGCATCTGGTTATGGCGGTATCCCAAGAAAGTTTCCAATGGGGATTCCGGTTCCCGAGAATCAGGTGAAAGAAAGCATTTCGATTATGAACTGGACTGATGCCATCAGTGATCCAAGCAAGGTCATCCCTGAAAATGGACTTAAGGATGGCGAAAAGCTGACATCTAACATTAAATTAATCTATAATTTAGCGGGTAATTACTTAATTAACCAACAACCTGATATTAATAAAACGAAAAAAATTCTAGAGGATGAAAGCTTAGTTGAGTTCATCGTTGCAAGCGATCATTTCCTAACACCAAGTGCAAAATATGCGGATATACTTTTACCAGAAACCACTTTCTTTGAACGCTGGAATATTGGTGAATCATGGGCATCTGGAGATTATATTATCCTATCGGAAAAAGTGGTCGAGAATTACTATGAATCTCGTTCAGACTATGACTGGTTATCTGAGGTGGCAGATGGTCTTGGTATCGGTCAAGCCTTTACGGAGGGTCGTGATGAGATTGGCTGGATAAAGTATATATTGGATGAAACAAGAAAAGTCGAACCAAGTACCCCAACCTTTGAAGAATTTAAGAAAAAACGGATTCATTATTGGCGCTATGATGGACCAAGGATTGCCTTCAAGGACCAGATTGAAGACCCTTCCAATCATCCCTTTGAAACACCATCGGGAAAAATTGAGATATTCTCTAAACGCTTATACGATATGAACCATAGTGAAATACCAGCGATACCAATTTATATTCCTGAATGGGAAGGCGCTGAGGATCCTTTAAAAGCCACCTACCCTCTTCAATGTATAACATGGAAGGGTAGAAATCGGGCAAATTCTACCTTTGCTAGCCATCCATGGTTACAAGAAGTGGCGGAACAGTTACTTTGGATTAACCCTGCGGATGCACAGCAGCGAGGCATTAAAAAAGGCGATAAAGTCAAAATTTATA